One part of the Haemophilus parainfluenzae genome encodes these proteins:
- the glpX gene encoding class II fructose-bisphosphatase: protein MNRALAIEFSRVTEAAALAAYTWLGRGNKNAADEAAVKAMRYMLNLIHMDGEIVIGEGEIDEAPMLYIGEKVGSGNGELVSIAVDPIDGTRMTAMGQSNAISVLAAGGKRTFLKAPDMYMEKLVVGPEVKGMIDLSLPIEQNLRRVASRLGKSLSDLTVMVLAKPRHDEVIKQMHNLGIRVMAIPDGDVAASVLCCLPDAEVDMVYGIGGAPEGVAAAAAIRALGGDMQARLIPRNEVKGDTEENHKIAAEEVQRCEALGVKVNEILKLEDLVRDDNLVFAATGITHGELLKGISRRGNLATTETLLIRGKSRTIRKIQSIHYLDRKDSEIYEILRN, encoded by the coding sequence GATGAGGCGGCAGTCAAAGCCATGCGTTATATGCTGAATTTAATCCATATGGACGGTGAAATTGTGATTGGTGAAGGGGAAATTGATGAAGCCCCAATGCTTTATATTGGCGAAAAAGTGGGATCAGGTAATGGTGAACTCGTTTCTATTGCGGTTGATCCGATTGATGGCACACGAATGACAGCAATGGGACAATCAAATGCGATTTCGGTATTGGCGGCTGGTGGTAAACGTACTTTTTTAAAAGCGCCTGATATGTATATGGAAAAATTGGTTGTCGGTCCTGAAGTAAAAGGCATGATTGATTTAAGTTTACCGATTGAGCAAAACCTGCGCCGTGTAGCTTCTCGTTTAGGTAAATCCTTATCGGATTTAACGGTGATGGTACTCGCTAAACCACGCCATGATGAAGTGATTAAGCAAATGCATAATCTAGGTATTCGCGTGATGGCCATTCCAGATGGTGATGTTGCTGCTTCGGTTTTATGTTGTTTACCGGATGCTGAAGTGGATATGGTTTATGGCATTGGCGGTGCACCTGAAGGTGTGGCAGCTGCCGCTGCAATTCGTGCATTAGGTGGAGATATGCAAGCTCGCCTTATTCCACGTAATGAAGTGAAAGGCGATACAGAAGAAAACCATAAAATTGCCGCTGAAGAAGTTCAACGTTGTGAAGCCTTAGGTGTGAAGGTCAATGAAATCTTAAAATTAGAAGATTTAGTACGTGATGATAATCTTGTTTTTGCTGCAACGGGAATTACGCACGGTGAATTACTCAAAGGAATTTCTCGTCGTGGTAACTTAGCAACTACAGAAACCTTATTAATCCGTGGTAAATCACGCACCATTCGTAAAATCCAATCCATCCATTATCTTGATAGAAAAGATTCTGAAATCTATGAGATTTTAAGAAATTAG